Proteins encoded in a region of the Bradyrhizobium sp. CB3481 genome:
- a CDS encoding adenylate/guanylate cyclase domain-containing protein, with protein sequence MKRLRALPRWFSRRIGYARLLCLVLLIGFAALRVADPAPVEEIRVRTFDAFQRIDPRKKTTRPVTIVDIDDKSLEKFGQWPWPRTRIAELITELTRLGAVVIAFDAVFSEPDRLNPAVAAEAFPQLDEETRAKLRKMPSNDQILADAITKSRVVLGESGLPEEIVALDKTLPVTGLAMLGEEPQRFMYEFPGLLRNVPVLEHAAAGRGLFTIKPERDGIVRRVPMIMLAQGQTMPSLTFEMLRVASGSGTILIKAEKGGIKSLGIGRVQIPTDKNGQLWVHYARNDASIYVPAVNVLEKNVAPDMIAGKLVLIGTSAVGLNDIKTTPVARAMPGVEIHAQVLESALSGAVISQPVNGIVLEFAAAMLFGLLVIALAPLFGPVSLVVVGGAFASVLVGTSAYFFTQHRLLIDFTYPLMSTTALYLTLIFAAFVREQQQRKKIRSDFAQYMSPVLVEQIAQHPEKLVLGGEEREMTIMFSDMRGFTSISETYKDDPQGLTTLMNRFLTPLTNAILARKGYIDKYMGDAIMAFWNAPLDDKDHELNACEAAIDMLERVDELNREREQEAKEAGRPFIPLNIGVGLNTGICVVGNMGSDLKFNYSVFGDSVNVASRLEGQSKEYGFPIIVGSKTALAVKDRFAILELDFIMVKGKKEPEVIYAIAGREDVAQSGRFQRLRNLTIEMLACYRSRDWDGALAAIERGRKTDEANALELLYDLYEARIRNFQQAPPPVDWNGAFALLTK encoded by the coding sequence ATGAAACGACTGCGGGCCCTACCCAGATGGTTCTCGCGGCGCATCGGCTACGCCCGGCTGCTGTGCCTTGTGCTCCTGATCGGGTTCGCCGCACTGCGGGTAGCCGATCCGGCGCCGGTCGAGGAAATCCGCGTCAGGACGTTTGACGCGTTCCAGCGCATCGACCCCCGCAAGAAGACCACGCGGCCGGTGACCATCGTGGATATCGACGACAAGAGCCTGGAAAAGTTCGGGCAGTGGCCGTGGCCGCGGACGCGGATTGCCGAGCTCATTACCGAGCTGACGCGGCTCGGCGCTGTCGTGATCGCGTTCGACGCGGTGTTTTCGGAACCCGACCGGCTCAACCCGGCCGTGGCGGCCGAGGCCTTCCCGCAGCTCGATGAGGAAACCCGCGCCAAGCTGCGCAAGATGCCGAGCAACGACCAGATCCTGGCCGATGCCATCACGAAGTCGCGCGTCGTGCTCGGCGAGTCGGGCCTGCCGGAGGAAATCGTAGCGCTTGACAAGACGCTGCCGGTCACCGGCCTTGCGATGCTCGGCGAGGAGCCGCAGCGCTTCATGTACGAATTTCCCGGCCTTTTGCGCAACGTGCCGGTGCTGGAGCACGCCGCCGCCGGGCGCGGCCTGTTCACCATCAAGCCCGAGCGCGACGGCATCGTGCGGCGGGTGCCGATGATCATGCTGGCGCAGGGCCAGACCATGCCGTCGCTGACCTTCGAGATGCTCCGCGTCGCCAGCGGTTCCGGCACCATCCTGATCAAGGCAGAGAAGGGCGGAATCAAGAGCCTCGGCATCGGACGCGTCCAGATTCCGACGGATAAGAACGGCCAGCTCTGGGTTCACTACGCGCGCAACGACGCCTCGATCTACGTTCCCGCCGTCAACGTGCTGGAGAAGAACGTCGCGCCCGACATGATAGCGGGCAAGCTGGTCTTGATCGGCACCTCGGCGGTCGGCCTCAACGACATCAAGACCACGCCGGTCGCGCGCGCCATGCCCGGCGTGGAGATCCATGCCCAGGTGCTGGAAAGCGCGCTGTCGGGTGCTGTCATCTCACAGCCAGTCAACGGTATCGTTCTCGAATTCGCGGCAGCAATGCTGTTCGGGCTGCTGGTGATTGCGTTGGCGCCGCTGTTTGGCCCCGTCTCGCTGGTCGTCGTCGGAGGCGCCTTTGCAAGCGTGCTGGTCGGAACGTCGGCCTATTTTTTCACGCAGCACCGGCTGCTGATCGACTTCACCTATCCCCTGATGTCGACCACCGCGCTCTATCTGACGCTGATCTTCGCCGCCTTCGTGCGCGAGCAGCAGCAGCGCAAGAAGATTCGCTCGGACTTCGCGCAGTATATGTCGCCGGTGTTGGTCGAGCAGATCGCACAGCATCCGGAAAAGCTGGTGCTCGGCGGCGAAGAGCGCGAGATGACCATCATGTTCTCCGACATGCGCGGCTTCACCTCGATCTCGGAGACCTACAAAGACGATCCGCAGGGCCTCACCACGCTGATGAATCGTTTTCTGACGCCGCTCACCAACGCGATTCTTGCGCGCAAGGGCTATATCGACAAGTACATGGGCGACGCCATCATGGCGTTCTGGAACGCGCCGCTCGACGACAAGGACCACGAGCTCAACGCCTGCGAGGCGGCGATCGACATGCTGGAACGCGTCGACGAGCTCAACCGGGAGCGCGAGCAGGAAGCCAAGGAGGCGGGGCGTCCGTTCATTCCGCTCAATATCGGCGTCGGCCTCAACACCGGTATCTGCGTGGTCGGCAACATGGGATCCGATCTCAAATTCAACTATTCGGTGTTCGGCGACAGCGTCAACGTGGCCTCGCGCCTGGAAGGCCAGTCCAAGGAATACGGCTTCCCCATCATCGTCGGCTCCAAGACCGCGCTGGCGGTCAAGGACAGGTTCGCCATTCTCGAGCTCGACTTCATCATGGTGAAGGGCAAGAAGGAGCCGGAGGTGATCTACGCCATCGCCGGCCGCGAGGACGTTGCGCAGTCCGGCCGCTTCCAGCGCCTGCGCAACCTGACGATCGAGATGCTCGCCTGCTACCGCAGCCGCGATTGGGATGGCGCGCTCGCCGCAATCGAACGTGGCCGCAAGACCGACGAGGCCAATGCGCTGGAGCTGCTGTACGATTTGTACGAAGCGCGCATCCGCAATTTCCAGCAAGCCCCGCCGCCGGTGGACTGGAACGGCGCCTTTGCGCTGCTGACGAAATAG
- a CDS encoding VCBS domain-containing protein, translating to MNYAGKFGSGGLDPLAGADIDLGPLSQHGHLSSSSKLHVDKISTQAPSDAIIISDAHLLFHGDFKRSGVDLVLSSGDHEVVLRDYFKGEKRAALASPDGAHLTGDIVSALSGHMQFAQADGSGSVAPAIIGHVTKLTGNATAIRNGVSVILNQGDTVHKGDVVQSGSDSTLGITFIDGTVFGLASNARMVLNEMVYDPNGSDNKSLLSLVQGTISFVAGATAKKGDMKIDTPVATMGIRGTAVLVEIDFEVPGQGIAPPAKFQVLIEPDGTTGSYILYDKTTLTQIATVNRAGTQTIINGQGGVSFQSSVQLSPDAQKIISDVFSLKFTDLNNPNTKLTTNFTDTIQPETLFLKLASNSVVPVTLQFLNIPERVAAGQDAAPVEKLVHIPGPPQAVAFGGAVTERAGVTANPAVDTVSGTVTYLDVNAGDTPSVSTQFSSYTYKNAQGVEVTATLTAQQKAAITAVEVPLVVAQDPNGKNIGTATWTYNVSDGAFDFLAAGETLTLTYMARVDNNYAPSNETTFVPFTIVVTGTNDKPTLSATAGEITERIGTGNTAVDTVTGTVTFADVDLTDRPVVSAAISTSDPFRYYDAEGNDITATLTAEQLAAVLAVEVPLSVVQTAGNTNNGTATWSYSIEDSKFDFIAEGETLVLNYIAKVDDGHGGVVSIPITVTIQGADVVVVGTNDVPTIDTTSDAFAELSNPIQPNPTGSNALHVAAGTITFTDVDLTDRPVASAAFTSFSYLDASSVNITSQLTAKQLAAISAVEEPLTVVQATGNTNNGSASWSYSAADGVFDFLADGEILTLTYTATVDDGHGGVVTKPITITVTGSNDTVEITSDPQVATISEKPDTHGSAASDTASGAITFIDPDLSDTHVARITGIHASGVKTGLANGTVPLGWLSLGTLSDATDGVQGSQNWSFSAPDSYFDYLASGETVTLTYTVEVDDNHGGVTSQEVAVTIQGRNDAPEIAAIAQQNLTEQTGTAALTKTIPVTFTDLDLSDVGHTASITGAAASGVTAGLALDAAALIALVTPGTVTKNAGSTAGSVNLSFSAASTAFDYLAKGEVLTLTYTVSVNDGDGGITPKTFVVTVTGTNDAPVIAGIAQQNLTEQTDTSALTTTIPVTFTDVDLTDVGHTVNITGVVASGKTTGLALDDAALIALVTSGGVTKNSGSSAGSVNLSFAAASTAFDYLGQGEVLKLTYTVSINDGDGGTTSKAFVITITGTNDDPVVATADVTGAVTEQVAPAGNLTDAGAIALADVDLTDTHAISPTITASAGALGALSATVSPDTVNGAGGIINWSYSVPDAAVEYLAKGETKVEHFTITLDDGHGGTVSRTLDVTITGTNDAPVLTALQPSLAPITEDAPASTGQTIASFLGASITDVDHGAVQGIAITSTTGGHGHWEYSTDGTTFVAFPSVSTTAALLLASTDLIRYVPDGGNGEAATITYLAWDQTTGTSGTTADVSLAGGSTAFSVVSDTATVIVTPVNDAPVVEPGVSTKVAQLANDNGVAVFDGHFFFGSDKLTVNDPDGALHGIAITGVDNGGAGGSWEYQLPGGEWFTIDLAYGDVLLLSADAKVRFNGSGSGDTEHLTFLAWDGTDGSASGLIIAMPQLTGGTTAFSSGSYSVGAKNDAPVSNTSQFALAEDPIDGKAVIFSTAQDDILKGGAGADHFVFAADMGHDKIIDFAPGEDKIDLLANLPFNPDDAASFDAWVNSSAVAQVGGNTLIQFDGNNSILLQHVAKTNLHMSDFLLHPGGSGSI from the coding sequence GGCGTGTCTGTCATCCTGAACCAGGGCGACACCGTTCACAAAGGCGATGTCGTCCAATCCGGCTCGGATTCGACGCTAGGCATCACCTTCATCGACGGCACCGTGTTCGGCCTCGCCTCGAACGCCAGGATGGTGCTCAACGAAATGGTCTACGACCCCAACGGGTCGGACAACAAGTCGCTGCTAAGCCTGGTGCAGGGCACGATCTCCTTTGTCGCCGGCGCCACCGCCAAGAAAGGCGATATGAAGATCGACACGCCGGTCGCGACCATGGGCATCCGTGGCACCGCGGTGTTGGTTGAGATCGATTTCGAAGTGCCCGGCCAGGGCATCGCGCCGCCCGCGAAATTCCAGGTGCTGATCGAGCCCGATGGCACCACCGGCTCCTACATCCTGTACGACAAGACGACGCTGACGCAGATCGCGACGGTCAACCGGGCCGGTACGCAGACGATTATCAACGGCCAGGGCGGGGTCAGCTTCCAGTCCTCGGTGCAGTTGTCGCCCGATGCGCAGAAGATCATCAGCGACGTTTTCTCGCTGAAGTTCACCGACCTGAACAACCCGAACACCAAGCTCACGACCAATTTTACCGATACGATCCAACCGGAAACGCTGTTCCTCAAGCTGGCAAGCAACAGTGTCGTTCCGGTCACGCTGCAATTCCTCAACATTCCGGAACGAGTGGCCGCCGGGCAGGATGCTGCCCCGGTCGAAAAACTCGTGCACATTCCCGGCCCACCGCAGGCGGTTGCGTTTGGCGGCGCGGTTACCGAGCGGGCCGGTGTCACCGCCAACCCGGCCGTCGACACAGTGTCCGGCACGGTCACCTATCTCGACGTCAATGCTGGCGACACGCCGAGTGTCAGCACGCAATTTTCGTCCTACACCTACAAGAATGCGCAGGGTGTCGAGGTCACGGCGACACTGACGGCGCAGCAAAAGGCGGCGATCACGGCGGTCGAAGTCCCGCTGGTTGTGGCACAGGACCCCAACGGCAAGAACATCGGCACCGCGACCTGGACTTATAACGTCTCCGACGGCGCGTTCGACTTCCTCGCTGCCGGCGAGACGCTGACGCTGACCTACATGGCGCGGGTCGACAACAACTACGCGCCGAGTAACGAGACGACGTTCGTGCCGTTCACGATCGTCGTCACCGGCACCAACGACAAGCCGACGCTCTCCGCGACCGCCGGCGAAATCACCGAGCGGATCGGCACCGGCAATACGGCGGTCGATACCGTGACGGGCACCGTCACCTTCGCCGACGTCGACCTGACCGACCGACCGGTCGTCAGCGCGGCGATCTCCACGAGCGATCCGTTCCGCTACTACGACGCCGAGGGCAACGACATCACCGCGACGCTGACGGCGGAGCAACTCGCGGCAGTCCTCGCCGTCGAGGTGCCGCTCAGCGTGGTGCAGACGGCCGGCAACACCAATAACGGCACGGCGACCTGGAGCTACAGCATCGAGGACAGCAAGTTCGATTTCATCGCCGAAGGCGAGACGCTGGTCCTCAATTACATCGCCAAGGTCGACGATGGCCATGGCGGCGTCGTCTCCATCCCGATCACGGTCACGATCCAGGGCGCCGACGTCGTCGTCGTCGGCACCAACGACGTGCCAACTATCGACACAACCAGCGACGCCTTTGCCGAGCTTTCCAACCCCATCCAGCCGAACCCGACCGGCTCCAACGCGCTCCATGTCGCGGCCGGCACTATCACCTTCACCGATGTCGATCTGACGGACCGCCCGGTGGCGAGCGCCGCCTTCACCTCGTTCAGCTACCTCGACGCATCCAGCGTCAACATCACTTCGCAGCTCACGGCCAAACAGCTCGCGGCGATATCAGCCGTCGAGGAGCCGCTGACGGTGGTACAGGCCACCGGCAATACCAACAATGGATCGGCGAGCTGGAGCTACAGCGCGGCTGACGGCGTCTTCGATTTTCTCGCCGACGGCGAAATATTGACGCTGACCTACACCGCAACCGTCGATGACGGGCATGGCGGCGTCGTGACCAAGCCGATTACCATCACCGTTACCGGCAGCAACGATACCGTTGAAATCACCAGCGATCCGCAAGTCGCGACCATTTCGGAAAAGCCGGACACCCACGGCTCGGCGGCATCAGATACGGCGAGCGGGGCGATCACCTTCATCGATCCCGATCTGTCGGATACGCATGTGGCCCGGATCACCGGCATTCACGCCTCCGGCGTCAAGACCGGCCTCGCCAACGGCACGGTTCCGCTCGGCTGGCTGTCGCTGGGGACGCTGAGCGATGCCACCGACGGCGTGCAGGGCTCGCAAAACTGGTCGTTCTCGGCGCCGGACAGCTATTTCGACTACCTCGCCAGCGGCGAGACGGTCACGCTGACCTATACGGTCGAGGTCGACGACAACCATGGCGGCGTCACCTCGCAGGAAGTCGCCGTTACCATCCAGGGCCGCAACGACGCGCCCGAGATCGCCGCCATCGCGCAGCAGAACCTCACCGAGCAGACCGGTACTGCGGCGCTGACCAAGACGATTCCGGTCACCTTCACCGATCTCGACCTGTCCGATGTCGGCCACACCGCAAGCATCACCGGTGCGGCGGCGTCCGGCGTCACCGCCGGCCTTGCACTCGATGCGGCCGCGCTGATTGCGCTGGTGACGCCCGGCACGGTGACTAAGAATGCCGGCTCTACGGCGGGCTCGGTCAACCTGTCATTCTCCGCCGCCTCGACCGCGTTCGATTATCTCGCCAAGGGTGAGGTGCTGACGCTGACCTATACGGTTTCGGTCAACGATGGCGATGGCGGCATAACGCCGAAAACATTCGTCGTCACCGTTACCGGCACCAACGACGCCCCCGTGATTGCCGGCATTGCGCAGCAGAATCTCACCGAACAGACCGACACGTCAGCACTGACCACAACAATCCCGGTCACCTTCACCGACGTCGACCTGACGGATGTCGGCCACACCGTCAACATCACCGGTGTGGTGGCGTCCGGCAAAACCACAGGTCTTGCGCTAGACGATGCCGCGCTGATCGCGCTGGTGACATCGGGTGGGGTGACCAAGAATTCCGGTTCGTCTGCCGGCTCGGTCAACCTGTCGTTCGCGGCGGCTTCGACCGCGTTCGACTATCTGGGGCAAGGCGAAGTCCTGAAGCTGACCTATACGGTCTCGATCAATGATGGCGACGGCGGCACGACCTCGAAGGCTTTCGTCATCACCATCACCGGCACCAATGACGATCCTGTCGTTGCGACGGCGGACGTGACGGGCGCGGTGACGGAACAGGTCGCGCCCGCGGGCAATTTGACGGACGCCGGCGCCATTGCGCTGGCGGATGTCGACCTGACCGACACCCACGCCATCAGCCCGACCATCACGGCTTCGGCCGGTGCGCTGGGTGCGTTGAGTGCAACGGTGAGTCCAGACACCGTCAACGGCGCCGGCGGCATCATCAACTGGAGCTACAGCGTTCCAGATGCGGCCGTCGAGTATCTTGCGAAGGGCGAGACAAAGGTCGAGCATTTCACGATCACGCTCGATGATGGCCACGGCGGCACGGTCAGCCGCACGTTAGATGTCACCATTACCGGCACCAACGACGCGCCGGTACTGACCGCTTTGCAGCCATCGCTGGCACCGATCACCGAAGATGCGCCGGCCAGCACCGGTCAGACCATTGCCTCTTTCCTTGGGGCCAGCATTACCGACGTCGATCATGGCGCGGTGCAGGGCATCGCGATTACCAGCACGACCGGCGGACATGGTCACTGGGAATATTCCACCGACGGCACCACATTCGTCGCTTTCCCGTCAGTGTCGACGACAGCGGCGCTGCTGTTGGCGTCTACTGACTTGATCAGGTATGTGCCCGACGGCGGGAACGGTGAAGCGGCTACGATCACCTACCTGGCCTGGGATCAAACGACGGGAACCAGCGGTACGACGGCGGACGTATCGCTCGCGGGCGGCTCCACGGCGTTTTCCGTGGTGTCGGATACGGCAACGGTGATCGTAACGCCGGTCAACGATGCGCCGGTGGTCGAACCGGGCGTGTCCACCAAGGTGGCGCAGCTCGCGAACGATAATGGTGTAGCCGTCTTCGACGGCCACTTCTTCTTCGGCAGCGACAAGCTTACGGTTAACGATCCCGACGGCGCCCTGCATGGAATTGCCATTACCGGGGTCGATAATGGTGGGGCGGGAGGAAGCTGGGAATATCAGCTTCCCGGTGGGGAGTGGTTCACGATCGATCTGGCCTATGGTGACGTCCTGCTGCTATCCGCCGACGCCAAGGTACGCTTCAACGGCTCCGGCAGCGGCGACACCGAGCATCTGACGTTCCTGGCCTGGGATGGCACCGATGGCTCGGCCTCCGGCTTGATCATTGCCATGCCGCAGCTGACCGGCGGGACGACGGCGTTCAGTAGCGGATCCTACAGCGTGGGTGCCAAGAACGACGCGCCAGTCAGCAACACCAGTCAGTTCGCCCTCGCCGAAGACCCGATCGACGGCAAGGCCGTGATCTTCTCGACCGCGCAGGACGATATCCTCAAAGGCGGCGCAGGCGCCGACCACTTCGTGTTCGCGGCCGACATGGGTCACGACAAGATCATCGATTTCGCGCCTGGCGAGGACAAGATCGACCTTCTGGCCAATCTGCCGTTCAACCCCGATGATGCGGCGTCCTTCGACGCTTGGGTCAACAGCAGCGCTGTCGCGCAGGTCGGGGGCAACACCCTGATTCAGTTCGACGGAAACAACAGCATCCTGCTGCAGCACGTTGCCAAGACGAACCTGCACATGAGCGACTTCCTTCTGCATCCCGGCGGCAGCGGCAGCATCTGA